The DNA sequence aaaaataaaaataaacaaagttgAATTTTCACTTACAATTGAGTGATACCAtgtatagaaagagagagagggagagtaATGACGAATTCAAAGCCATATAGTTCACATCAAGACATACCAGTTGTATCCTTTAACCTCTATTAATTGAAGGGTCTGACATTAACATAAAAGCATAAGAAATGGATCGAACTTTTATCAGAAAATCATAtggttaataaaataaagtaggtgtttattattttaaactatCAATTGCTGCCGATCACATCTTTCAAAGTAGTCTTCTTTACAATTTTCTCAAGCAATTCCAATTCTTTTGTGAATAGGagagaataataattaataataataataatacttaaaaaCTAGTTGCAAGAAAGTAGTTTGAAACTTCACTTACAATTAATGAATACTATATCAATATAGATTAGAGAGTGACACATTCCCCATATAATTCACATCAAGACATAGCAGAGGAACTCCTTTCTGCATCAAAAATGGAGCAATCTGCAGCAAACCCGCTATCCTCTATTGTGGTCGAACCCGGAACACCTTTCCCTCATGATGAGGTGCTGAATTACATATTCAATGAGGATGAATCATCACCTCCTCCTCGAAGAAGCAACCAACAACCACAAGGGCCCAAGATACCAAAGGTTCCAGAGATGCTTCGTAATCTTAAGACAAACGAAGGTTGCTTCGATCCCCGTGTGGTTTTCATTGGTCCTTATCACCATGGGAAACCTCACCTCCAGGAAGTTGAGAAACTCAAGACTAAACTGGCAAAGCGATATTCGAGTGGCGATCCTCCTGGGGGTTATGGTTTATACAAGAAAGTCAAAGAGGTGGCAAGTGAAGCAAGAGAATTCTATGATATGGAACCTTCAAAAGGATACAATGACGATGAGGCACTCACAAAAATGATGTTTCTTGATGGTTGCTTCATTCTGGAGTTCATGTGCTTGCTGGTGGAAGAAAAGTATCAAGCTCTGGGGATGAAAAACAATGTCATTGCTAATGTCAAGCGAGACTTGTTCTTGTTAGAGAACCAACTTCCTTACATTGTCCTCAAGACGTTGATGGTCAAGAAATTTAAAAGCGCTCAAGAATGGAACATGAGGATTGACACGTTCATCAGTATCTGTCGAAGACTTTCTCCTGCAGTCAAACCATGGTGGTTGGCTGCTACTAAGTATTTCCACAGATCATCACCAGAAGATGATAAACCTCCTCTTCATCTTCTCGACATGACAAGGACAAGATTTGTGATCCCAAGTGCTACCATCCAACGCACAAAAGCCATCCTCCCAAGTGCTACCAGTGAGTGGTACTCTTATCACTCAGCCAAGGTTCTCGAGTCTAAGGGAATCCGGTTCAGGCCAAACAAAACAGGTAGCTTTAGTGATGTCAAGTTTAAATCTCTCATCAGGGGAGTGCTCACACTTCCTCCAATATTCATAGATGCCTCCACCAAATCAGTGCTGCTCAACTTGTTGGCCTTTGAATCAAGCCATAACGACCTGGCCGACATGCAGAGAGTTACCTCTTATGTGTGCTTCATGGACTCACTCATTGACCATGCTGAAGATGTGATGATCCTCAGATCCAAGAACGTTATCATCAATTGCTTGGGAAACGACCAACTGGTTGCAGATCTATTTAATGACATTGCAAGCAATTTGGTCCCAAATCCCCATACTTATGCTGAAGCTAAGCTTGGAATTCAAAAGCATTGCAATAACAAGCTCAAGGAATGGATGGCAGAATGTTACCAGGCGCATTGCAAAAACCCTTGGACACTTCTTGCATTATTCGGTGCCATTTTTGCCATCACGCTTACTGTGGCTCAGACTTATCTTGCAGCAGTGCCTCCCAAAAAGTGAATAATATGTCCTGGGGTGTGTGGATTTTAAATCTAGCttctcctcttctttcttggccTAAACATGATTGCTGAGTTAATTATGTTATGTTATGCTTATTGtaataaataacatattggTAGCCAGCTAGCTTGTTCTTGCATGGTATACATTGCAAGGAGGAGCTAGCTAGTGTTCTGCTTAATAATAAATCTTGGAAAACGctttacaaaaatttatttcttattcaGCTTGCACCAGattattttccataataatatttctTTGCGTGGTTAAAAAAACCAACAGCTGAAGCAAAACCCTTTATTGTCATTCATTTTCTAATTAACTTGGACACTTACCATGTAAGGTAGACACCATATACAGGTTTTGCTTTTTCCAGATTTTACTAATGAATGGAAAATAACATCCATCCCCAACTTAGGTTGTGTAtgtgtttgtttctttttttcttctctggaTGTTACCCTTTTTCTCTATgctgcttcttttgttttttcctacGGTTTTAGTGTCAGAACTATCAGAGCAGTCAACTATGATTATGACATTTGGTCTTTCTATTTCATCcattaattcatataaataaacaattatacaTTGGCAATCCAGTGGAAATTCATATAACGTTGGTTTCTTCTGAGCTTTATTCCGTCTCTGTTTGTTTAAGAATCCAATCTTTGCGTATTAAAATAGTTATGCTTTTTTTATTCTCCTTAATTTAGCCATTAATTTATCAAACATGATGGAATATTCTGATACACTAGTCTAAAAAGATCACAGAGTTGAGAAAATGTTCTAAGGAAACTTTGATTCGAGATGATACAGCTATGAGAATCTGGTTTAACGGAGTAATAGGTTTCTTAAACCGATCATTCTCTTAGTATTGCATCTTTTTTGCAATTTTCTCACGTAATTCCAATTCTGTTGTGGATACAAGTTAAACAATAAGTATTGTTAGCAGGATTTCTGCCTAAAACAAATGGAGGAGCAATCTGATGTGTACATACATGACCTCTATTAGGGTGTGGCAAGGAAGTTCTTTCCCTCATAATCAAGTGCTTAACATATTACATAGTTAATGAGGATGAATAATCAGCTGGAAGAAGCAAGCAACTACAAGGAGGGCCAAATGTTCCAGAGATGCTttgtaatattaaaacaaaGGATGCTTTTATCCTGGTGTGGTTTCCATCTGAAGAAACCTCAACTCCAACAAGTTGAGAACCTCATTACTTAATGGCAAAGCAATATGTGAGTGCAAAAGTTATACCCTAACAATGTATGTCATACTAACACATATTTCTACAGCATTCACGAGAACAATGTACGTTGATGGATGTTTCATCCTGACAATTCATGCACTATATGGTCCAAGAAGATTACTCCTATATAACAAGCAATATGATAGCCGATTTCCAGCATGACTTGTTCTTGTTAGAGAACCAACTCCCTTTCATAGTCTTCGAGCGATTGATGGAATATGAAAAAAGGAAGATCATCAGCCATGcaatttcttcttcctcttgttGTATTGAAGCCAACTGAATGTTACCTTTTCCTTGCTACATCTTCTGTTGTTTCCATCATTTTAAATGGACTACTCCTGAATCTCTCTTCTATCAACATGCATAGTAACCACTTAGCGGTTTTCCAATGTCAAGAAGGCATTACAGtttttggttatatatttaACCTCTATCAATTAAAGGGTCAGACATTAAAAATGTTGGATTGCATTTTAGCTGCAGTATGACATTAAGTCATAAATTTAAACACTTCGAGCAAATTTTTTTCCActgcaatataatataatggtgTTACAACTGGTGCATAATGTTGCAagcaaaataatcataaaaatgcAGATTTACAACAAATTCAGCAAACAAGAAGGTAAAATATCATAGTCAACCTAATCTCTATCCCGTATCAAGTTGTTGATCATGTTTACCAAAGGAAGAGTTCCTTTTGCCATGATCTCTATCCTAGAAGTATTAGATGCATGAGAGAATAGTGAAAGCCCAAAAAATATAAGCTCAGGAAGAAACAGCCGAGACGATAGGAATCCATGCCAGTAACGGGGTTCTAGATCAAAGAAAGCATCAAAAAACCTCCGTGTGGCTTCCAAATCAAGCTTTAGCAGAATATCCATGCCAAAACAGAAGAACTCCCTTTGTCGCCTCCTCTGTATGGGCCATAAATCTTTCCAAACTTGTGCAGACAGTTCATTTCCTGGAAGACTTCTATCAGAACCTAGGTACTTAACTATGGAATTTGCAACAATAGGAGCCGCTGCCAAAGTTCTCGCTACCATATATCCAGTAGAAGGGTGCACCATTCCAGCTGTACCACCAATTCCAACAACTCTTTGAGGGAGAACTGGGAGAGGACCACCCATTGGAATGACACAATGCTCATCCTCCTCAATGCTCTTAACATTTATGCCCAAGTGCTTTAATCTAGCCACCATTCTTTCCTGAATATCTTTGAAAGATAGTCCAGGCCGAGCTACAAGGGACGTTTCTTCAAGAAATATTCTGCTGGATGAAAAGGGCATTGCATAGAGAAATGTAGGAATTCTACTATTTCTCTCTTTAAGCCCCACATTATTATTCAGATGTGAATCTCTCCAGTCCATAAAAACCATCTTATCTACATCAAATGGGTGTTCTTCAACCTCGGCCAAAATCCCATAAGCCACTTGGTAACCTGGATTATATGGCTTGTCATACTGCACAAGGCATCTGGAAAAACCAGTTGCATCAAGAACCACAGCAGCCTGAATTGTCACCCCATCATTACAGATCAAAAGGGATTTGGACTCCTCGTGGATAACTTTAACAACTTTAGATTGGTGAAACTTAACACCATTTGATATGCATCTTTGTAGCATTTTTGACTTGAGCTGTTTCCTGTTAACCCTCCCATAAGGCCTACCTAGATCCTTTTTGGTTTGGTCATCTATGTACACAACAGCACCAGACCAGGTAGTATCAAGGCAATCAAGCAAATCCATGGCCTCAAACTCATCCACCCAAACGCCATAATTGTTGGGCCAAATTAATTTGGGAGATGGATCAATCGAGCAAACTGAGAGCCCTGCCTCAGAAACTTGCTGTGCCACAGCCAGCCCCGCCGGACCACCTCCCACAACTGCAAGGTCCAGCACAAGACCATTCGACGGGTCATACAGTGGAAGCTCAAACTCAAGATTCTCCTTCTTGGTCTCTGGCACAAGCTCCAAAAGAGCACTACTACTAGCCTTAACAAAAGCAGTCCTACCCAATTTCAGATGAGACTTCTTGGGTCCAAATCTAAGCTCCTGATTTTGAAGCCTTGAAGGGTTTGAATAATTGCTCACTCTCTCTGAAAACCCATGCAGTGGGTGCAAGAATTCAAGCTTATTATGTGTTTTCAGTAAAGTATCCATGAAATTTCAACAGGGTCTCAGATACCTTTCCAAAATCTAAACTGGGTTGACAGAAAAACAATCTTGCTATCAAAGTGTTGCTCAAATTCTGAACTAAAAGAATCTATTCCGAATTACCAAGGACGAAACTATGGGGACTAACACAGAATGAATTATAACCACTGATATTGATGAACCGCAAATTTACAGAGTTGGGTGTTAAAGACTTACCGAGGCAGCAGAGAAAGATGAGAAAGATACAAAGAGAGAAATAAGCATTTTAGAATCCAAGTTTACATAAGCCGAAGGAGACCTCCAACTCCAAAGAGATTTTGGAAAAGGTGGAGCTTGTGTGGCCTGTCCTCAATGACAAACCGTGTGGGTTTCCGAGGcttgcaaaataaagaaattggaAAATATAATGACAcaagaaaaacgaaaaatagataatttttatGATAAACAAAAAGTGTCCACCACCACCACGCCATGAAGTGGTCCACCCTTTCCTTCGTCTCGTTTGACAACACTAAAAACTTCTCATGTGAGCTGGTCAACTTGGTTTCTTTtaactgttttattttttttatttttttaatagagacCAATTGCCCAAAAAACAGTTTTAAAGATTTAatgtaatataagaaaaatataataatttcgtAATACTTAAGGAAAAAGAATGTTATTAAcatatctttttttcttatctctTTAAATTCCACTTAATTCTATTTTTCTTGGAAAGCAAAACATCCTTCTCTTCTCTGTTTTTAAACTGAATATTTCCCTCACATCTTCTATtcttcttttccaaattttcaatatttattacaTTATATCTCTTCAACTTTCTTGCTTCATAATGcaacttattttttatatacatagaaaaaaaaaattaatatatgcaacttatttttatatacatataaaataataataataataacatatgaAAAGGTCCTGATAATAACTACACTTACAGAAGAAGAGGtagattcattttctttttttcttttttccttcttcttcatgTTTTTACTTATAAGGCAACATTAACAATTTAGACTCCAATCCAGCTTATAGGTTGGACTGTTGGTTCCTTTTACCACAGGTTAACATTAACAATTTTGTTAAGTAAACAAAAGTAGGGCCTGTATaatctcttttctattttcttgtaggaaaaaaaaaaaaaaaatctcttttctTTCGATACAACATAAACGTGTGGCTTATCCATGACGTGGAAATAACATGTACATGTGATGGAGTTGAAAAAGATGTAATagttgtccaaaaaaaaaaaaaaaagtaaaggacGTAATTATTTGGagtatgaataatattttcaaataaaaatagttgTTTTACGTAACTGGaaaaacaaaagaggaaaaaaattagGAAGAAATTTTGcatgttaattaaaaaatagtaatttctaACAGATGcatttgttaaaataaaaaaaaataaaaaaaaagtttttttaataaaaaatttaccatCAATTCTCATAAATTGCAGTAGTCCACTCCATTTTTAGCACCATTGAATCATTCCTAACATTGCGTCACTTCAtggcataatttttttattttttttgttatttttggcaATACACTTCATGGCATTAGAATatactttttttccttctgaATAATTTAAGGAATTCAAAtcatctttcaatttttatttctcaataaTTATTTAGCTTGTCAGAGATTTTATAGATTAACGACAAATTGTTATAAACAAAGCAATCGATGATAAGACTCCTAAGATTCATTTGAAatgttatttgttttattttatttttttggcaaagaTCAATTAGAAATGTTTAAAATGGTTAAATCGTGGAAACTTGAACCATCGCACGTGCGTTGACTCTTTTCGTAGATATCCAAACATCCATTGGCACGTGACCAGTCTCACGCGACTCTCACGCTACCCTGAATCCCAAATTTGCTAGCCCCAAAAGTCCAAACTTTCTCACTTTCCGAGCGGCAACAAGGCAGAGAAAGAGAGGGCAAGGGAGAAGAAAAAGCAGAGAGATGGGAAGCAAGTCTGAAGATTTCTCAGTGTTGGTATTGGCATCGGATCTGGGCATAGACGCAAGGCCCTTCTTGTCTAACCGAGAAGGAGAGGTTGAAGAATCCCAAGAGAACTGGCATGACTGTCCTCAGTATCTCTCTTCCGACGAAGATTTCTCCGATCTCGAGCTCTTGCAGTTCTTTCGCCTCCAGGGCTACGACAAGTCTGGAAACGTTATTGTCCGCATCGTAGGAAAGTACTTTCCTGGTAACCAAACACACCGTCATTGCTTCTAttgtgataaaaaaacaaaaataaaaataaaaaaattccatctTGGATTTCTTTATATTGGGTTCAGTCTATTTCTTTATGCTCTTAAAGCTTTTGggtgtgattttatttttccttatggTTTGATATAAGTGGTGAGCTGACCAATTTATGTGGTTTGGGAATCTGGATTTGAGTTGGTTACTTGGTTTTTAAGCTGTTTTTAGAAGGTAGTGTATGTTTTATTCCAAcgtagaccttttttttttttttttttttatttggggcTGACGATAATACATTTTTCCCTAGTAGGAATTTCTTTTGCAGAttaattttgttgaaaaaattttaaCGCCACGCTTTTCGCGTCTTtgcttcagttttttttttttccctctatggTTAGTTTTGAACTTGTGAAACGTGGAACAGTGCAACCTTTGAATTTATCCGTGTGGTTCGTAGGACGGAATTGGACTCATAAAACTATAAGCTTGGGGATGgttgtttaaaattttctatgGTACAAAGTGGGACCTTTCGTTATGCAGATAAAAGATCGTTTTCATAAAAGTAGCTTGTGTAAAAAGGTTTTAGTGTCCAAGAAATTGAAAAGAGAAGTGTTTCTGTCACTTAATTGGTGCAGTATTTGAattagttgattttttatttgtttgttttattcaGTTTATAACTTCTAATATGGGAGATGAGGCAAAAATGTGTTTTAGTCTTGATATGGGAAGGGACGATGAACTTCTTTTACCTGACTCTGaagtaaaaataatttgtaaataaacAACGCTGTGAGACTGAATACAGCAGTGAGCTTTTATTCCATTTTTCTATCTCTGTACTAACCTTGTCTATGATGTGCTTGTGTTTTTGCATATCAACAATTtacttattttctcttttcttcatcAAGTTGGAAGCTTATACGGTGAGGAACTAGTTAATTAGCATGTTTATGGGTAACTATATCTTCTTACTTTACTTTCAGATAGCTTTGTTTCACATTACATTTGCTTTGATTAACTTCATGATTTGAGATATTTAGTGTTCCTTTGTTATATGCAGCTCCAGTTGTGAGTGGGGAACGTCTGAAGAGGTATATTTGCCACAAATTATGCAGTGAATTGCCAGAAGGGCCGTTCTGCATTGTTTACATGCATAGTACTGTCCAAAAGGAGGATAATTCCCCTGGAATTACTATCTTGAGGTGGATTTATGAAGAACTTCCCACTGATCTCAAAGACAGGCTTCAAGTAGTGTATTTTATTCACCCTGGACTTCGCTCAAGGCTTGCTATTGCCACTCTTGGCCGCTTCTTCTTAAGTGGAGGGTAAGTAATTTGATTTCCTGGAATCAGTCAATCTAACATAAATTGTTCCAGAAATTCTCAATTATACCCAAGTTTTCAATAGGATTTTAAAAGTACTGGCAATGATAAATTCTTCTATTTTGCATTAGAATTGTTTATGATATGTGCTTGGTCGCATCACATGAGACTTGTAGATTTTAGGAATCGTGTTTTGGTCTTTCTTCCGGTGCATTGGAAACAGAAAGTACCTTTCATTTTAGGATTCTGAACATAGTATATAGCTTATTTCAATTTGGTTTGGTAACATAAGATGTGGATTTTGAGTTATACTATgtatctctttctctttgtagGTTCTATTGGAAGATCAGATACATAAGCCGTTTGCAGTACCTTTGGGACTATGTGAAGAAGGGAGATATTGAGATTCCAGAATTCGTGAAAGATCACGATGATGTTCTGGAGCATAGACCACTAACAGATTATGGTATTGAACCAGACCCTTTACAGTTGACTGAGGCTCCAGCCACTGCATACTCATTTGGGAGGTACGAAGAGAAATGGGCAGCAAGGGACTATATGTCCTAGTTtgtgttatataatatttaccaTATATGGCGAGTGCTGATTAAGTCCTTTGCCACATTGTTAAGTTAGGTTGAGATGTGGTTGTTATATGTGCACAAGTATTGTACAGAATAATCTTCTCGTTGTGGTATTGTACCATGTTACTGCTTATAAACTAATTTTCAAGAGATTGACTATGAAAGTATGGAGTCCTCTGTTTCTGTTCTTAATCATTGACCCATTTTACTCGAACTAAATTATTAATCCTGAGATAGGAGAGATGGAAAAATTGATGGAAAATGTGGAAAATGTGAATAAGCTTGTTGAACTTGAATCAGAGGATGGTTTTTTATGTTCAGCCAATTGAAGAATCTGCTCCAGACAGAGAACCATCGGTCTTCCTGTTCAAGAGCCTTGAAAGATAGAATTTAACTCTCACTGTGGTAACTCTATTTTTTCTACTATAAAGAGCATCTTACCAATGGATGATAGGTGATATCTTTTGATGGCATGAATCATGCCAATCTTCCTCGGTTTGATATGTTAAAATTACATCGTATACACGAAACTGTTCACATTGTTCAAATTCAGTTGATGACAtctaatcaattatttattgtATCTATTCAGCTTGGTACGACGTGTATGAAAATGTGaagaaatttcatcaaatttgtcTTCTTCGGATATATCTTATATAAAGATAATATAATACTCACTATAAAGTTGAATTTAGAATAATGATGATCTAGTTGAATTtacgaataataataataatagtaataatatatcGAGTTTTAAAATCTCGtaactttattttgttttccttagTATTTATATGCGCAAGGAACCTGGAATTTTGAACCAGAAGCTCCACTTAACAGACAAAAAGGATAGTGGATTGGGATATCCATTAACGGCCAACAAATGCACACATCTTCAGCTTTGTACGCACATGCAAATTCAACCATTTGTTTTATGGTTTGCATTTGCacctcaaaaaaattattaaaattgaaaatttatagaaaatattattaattagtgaATAAGACTTGATGTGAAAAGAAGGGAAGTTGTAATCCTGCACTGCATGCAAGAGCCCACTTCCCTTAGCGACAACaccccgaaaaaaaaaacaaaaaaagccaaaaccaaaataaaagttcTTCAAGAGTGAAGTGACACAGTCCCAAGTCCTCCCAACGGCATATCAATCGCCAAAACGAAAATACTAAAAACCTTTGATCCAAAACCAACCAACAACCATTAAACTCTTTCCCTTTTTCCCCTTTTAACAACTAGTACTGAAAGTATGCTGAGAGCTCTTACTCTCAGGCGCTCCTTCCACTCTCTCTGTCAGCACCTCCACCATAACCATCCTCCTTTTAGAAGCCTTGTTGTCCCTATCACCATTGAAACCACTTCTTCAATCCCCACTAACCCGTTCTACTCGGCACGCCCACTGTCTACTCTGGCATCATCGCCCTCATCGTCCTCCTCCTCCGACGCCGAGCTCCGTAAGTACCTTGGCTACGCGGCGCTTCTTCTTTTCTCTGGCGCAGCCACCTACTACTCCTTCCCTTTCTCCGAAAAGGCCAAGCACAAGAAAGCCCAGATCTTCCGCTATGCTCCTCTCCCCGAAGACCTCCACACCGTCTCCAACTGGAGTGGGACCCACGAGGTCCAGACCCGGGTTTTCCATCAGCCCGAGAACCTCGAGCAGCTGGAACAGGTGGTGAATGACGCCAATGAGAAGAAGACCCGAATTCGGCCGGTGGGTTCTGGGTTGTCACCCAATGGAATTGGGCTGTCGAGGATTGGGATGGTTAATTTGGCTCTCATGGATAAGGTCCTGGAGGTGGATAAGGAGAAGAAGACGGTGAGGGTTCAGGCTGGGATAAGGGTTCAGGAGTTGGTGGATGGGATTAAGGAACATGGGCTTACATTGCAGAATTTCGCTTCCATTAGAGAGCAGCAGATCGGAGGCATTATACAGGTgggctttctttttcttagttAAAGGCTGCATCTTTTTAGCTTTACTTTTGTTGATTCTTTATGTTAAAGGAAATAATTGAGATGGACAGATATTATGTTTTCATTCTAgatttttggttttgtgaataTTGTTTGGAAAGTTGTGTGCTTTTATGGTTTCATCAAATTTTGGGTCAACAAGCACAGAGCCAGAGTAAAAAATGCCGAAGTTAGGAATGTCGAATATGTTATATAAGTAGTGATCAGAAGAAATATAATGATACACATCTATAACATTCTTTTGCGCAAATAATCTTTTGGcccaaaatttgataataaaaaacACTTTCTAGTTGAGTTGGTTGAGCAAGTTTATGAGTATGCTATAAAGCCATATGGTGTTAAAATATGTCAGCTTTGATTGATTGCGTGGATCTGAGACCGCCATCCACATCTTGTCTTTAGGTTGGTGCACACGGTACTGGTGCAAGATTGCCTCCCATCGATGAGCAGATCATCGGCATGAAACTGGTTACTCCTGCTAAGGGAACAATCGAACTCTCAAAAGAGAAAAATCCGGAGCTGTTTTATCTAGCTCGCTGTGGTCTTGGAGGTCTTGGAGTAGTTGCTGAAGTCACCATTCAGTGCGTTGAGAGAGAGGAGCTTGTGGAGCACACTGTCATCTCAAACATGGAAGAGATCAAGAAAAATCATAAGTAATCATTTATTCTTCTTGCTGGGTGAACTAATCCATTGCCATCTGCTCAGATGGAAAACGTCCACAATTTCTCATCAAATGTGGCTTGCTTTCATCTAAAGCCCAATTgcaatttgcttattttattaacCACCCTCTCTGCCTATTGCCACTGTTATATTAAGTGAAGTGTCGAATGGGACACAATCTATTTGTCTATTTATTTCATGATAGTTAAAGGTCCTCTCTTGTTCCTTTTGGTCTTTTTCAGGAAGTTGCTATCTGAAAACAAGCATGTAAAGTACTTGTATATTCCATATACTGATGCTGTTGTGGTTGTGAGGTGCAACCCAGTTTCAAAATGGAAAGGTCCCCCAAAATTCAAACCCAAGTACAGTACAGACGAAGCCTTGCAGCATGTTCGGGATCTCTACAAGGAATGCCTACAGAAGTACAGGTACAACTGTTATCTGGAATCATGCAACAGACTAATCAAGCTATATGTTTTAACTTGTTAAAATTGAGGAACTGGGAGGGGAAAGTGATGATATCAGTTGAACACTTCTTCTAAACCATATTGAAACTTGCACTGCTGCAAGCTGTATCCACGTCTTCCTTCATTTATCTTCATGTCACTATTTACCATGGTTTGAGGGGCAGCTTGCTTCTAAAAATGTTTTATCCTTGTGTCGTATTGCTAGAGATCTTGTTCAGTAAAGGTTGCCTTAGGCATGGGT is a window from the Ziziphus jujuba cultivar Dongzao chromosome 11, ASM3175591v1 genome containing:
- the LOC107433786 gene encoding uncharacterized protein LOC107433786 produces the protein MGSKSEDFSVLVLASDLGIDARPFLSNREGEVEESQENWHDCPQYLSSDEDFSDLELLQFFRLQGYDKSGNVIVRIVGKYFPAPVVSGERLKRYICHKLCSELPEGPFCIVYMHSTVQKEDNSPGITILRWIYEELPTDLKDRLQVVYFIHPGLRSRLAIATLGRFFLSGGFYWKIRYISRLQYLWDYVKKGDIEIPEFVKDHDDVLEHRPLTDYGIEPDPLQLTEAPATAYSFGRYEEKWAARDYMS
- the LOC107433792 gene encoding lycopene beta cyclase, chloroplastic/chromoplastic; its protein translation is MDTLLKTHNKLEFLHPLHGFSERVSNYSNPSRLQNQELRFGPKKSHLKLGRTAFVKASSSALLELVPETKKENLEFELPLYDPSNGLVLDLAVVGGGPAGLAVAQQVSEAGLSVCSIDPSPKLIWPNNYGVWVDEFEAMDLLDCLDTTWSGAVVYIDDQTKKDLGRPYGRVNRKQLKSKMLQRCISNGVKFHQSKVVKVIHEESKSLLICNDGVTIQAAVVLDATGFSRCLVQYDKPYNPGYQVAYGILAEVEEHPFDVDKMVFMDWRDSHLNNNVGLKERNSRIPTFLYAMPFSSSRIFLEETSLVARPGLSFKDIQERMVARLKHLGINVKSIEEDEHCVIPMGGPLPVLPQRVVGIGGTAGMVHPSTGYMVARTLAAAPIVANSIVKYLGSDRSLPGNELSAQVWKDLWPIQRRRQREFFCFGMDILLKLDLEATRRFFDAFFDLEPRYWHGFLSSRLFLPELIFFGLSLFSHASNTSRIEIMAKGTLPLVNMINNLIRDRD
- the LOC107433785 gene encoding L-galactono-1,4-lactone dehydrogenase, mitochondrial; this encodes MLRALTLRRSFHSLCQHLHHNHPPFRSLVVPITIETTSSIPTNPFYSARPLSTLASSPSSSSSSDAELRKYLGYAALLLFSGAATYYSFPFSEKAKHKKAQIFRYAPLPEDLHTVSNWSGTHEVQTRVFHQPENLEQLEQVVNDANEKKTRIRPVGSGLSPNGIGLSRIGMVNLALMDKVLEVDKEKKTVRVQAGIRVQELVDGIKEHGLTLQNFASIREQQIGGIIQVGAHGTGARLPPIDEQIIGMKLVTPAKGTIELSKEKNPELFYLARCGLGGLGVVAEVTIQCVEREELVEHTVISNMEEIKKNHKKLLSENKHVKYLYIPYTDAVVVVRCNPVSKWKGPPKFKPKYSTDEALQHVRDLYKECLQKYRVKGATAESPDNNEPEINELSFTELRDKLLALDPLNKDHVIKVNKAEAEFWRKSEGYRVGWSDEILGFDCGGQQWVSETCFPAGTMAKPSMKDLEYVEDLKKLIEKEEVPAPAPIEQRWTACSKSPMSPASSPSVDDIFSWVGIIMYLPTPDARQRKEITEEFFDYRRLSQSQLWDEYSAFEHWAKIEVPKDKEELTALQARLRKRFPVDAYNKARRELDPNRILSNNMLEKLFPESVTI